In Anaerobranca gottschalkii DSM 13577, the following proteins share a genomic window:
- a CDS encoding Ig-like domain-containing protein — protein MKGLKQTFYILLIGVILVNLSFSLSVEAQSAGRLRVSMPNQGHVGNTITVNINIENFTGFGVDGISGYQFNLNYNSSILKPVLQGSSYHSAGPLSSGYNILSNIVGSSIRVSAASIQPNINKNGTLLSFKFEIIGAGSSNITLSDIVLSVDGIVSVPSNRISTIPGSITTSRYVAPERVTLNKNSLSLNVGESERLTATVFPNNATDKRVEWSSTNRNVATVDQNGNVRAVGPGTATINTRTLAGNRVATATVTVKAPVTGVSIQGESKMLIGETQQLTAAITPANASNKKVSWASSNPSVLSIDQNGKVTANSLGEATVTVTTEDGGKKAEFKISVVSEMPLQGIKAVNSKIEIMLGDTFTPELQFTPKNATNKKVNWSSSDSKIVKIDNGNFFAVGLGNATITGVSEDGGHQVNIEVTVLPIPEEKLIDTTFKITDNKQSFELPRTIFFKDDYIQLLDDRITVKISRELLDKTFAEKGITNYTNFTIIVNKLNLPISENFRVLSPVYEFKLMVDGEIIENFNGEVIKSLTFDPTLVQNIDRVALYWYNENTKEWEKVESEIDEVKGLVHTRVNHWSKFVLLEDISNKGFSFKGEVSLGVTILMMFLMLALGLVLGYMIWGFRKPVKWSKGM, from the coding sequence ATGAAAGGGTTAAAGCAAACATTTTACATACTATTAATTGGGGTAATATTAGTTAATTTATCCTTTTCTCTATCAGTAGAAGCCCAAAGTGCTGGAAGGCTAAGAGTTTCTATGCCAAATCAAGGTCATGTAGGTAATACCATAACTGTTAATATAAATATTGAGAATTTCACCGGTTTTGGTGTTGACGGTATTTCCGGTTATCAATTTAATTTAAACTATAATTCATCAATACTAAAACCAGTATTACAAGGAAGTAGTTACCATAGTGCCGGGCCCTTATCATCCGGTTATAATATTTTATCAAATATAGTTGGTAGCAGTATAAGGGTTTCTGCTGCTTCCATTCAACCCAATATCAATAAAAATGGCACACTTTTATCCTTTAAGTTTGAAATTATTGGAGCTGGAAGTAGTAATATAACATTAAGTGATATAGTTTTAAGTGTTGATGGTATAGTTTCTGTTCCATCTAATCGGATTTCTACAATCCCTGGTAGTATCACAACTTCCCGTTACGTTGCACCTGAAAGGGTCACCCTCAACAAGAACTCTTTGAGTTTAAATGTTGGGGAAAGTGAAAGGTTAACTGCTACTGTTTTTCCTAATAATGCCACTGATAAAAGGGTAGAATGGTCATCTACCAATAGAAATGTTGCTACCGTCGATCAAAACGGTAATGTCAGAGCAGTAGGTCCAGGGACAGCTACAATCAATACTAGAACCTTAGCAGGAAATAGGGTGGCAACGGCAACGGTGACCGTTAAGGCACCGGTAACAGGGGTGAGTATCCAAGGTGAATCTAAAATGCTTATAGGTGAAACCCAACAGTTAACAGCTGCTATTACCCCTGCCAATGCTAGTAATAAGAAAGTAAGTTGGGCCTCTAGTAATCCTTCTGTTTTATCAATTGATCAAAATGGTAAAGTAACTGCTAATTCATTAGGGGAAGCTACTGTAACTGTTACTACTGAAGATGGTGGGAAAAAGGCTGAATTTAAAATTTCAGTTGTCAGCGAAATGCCATTACAAGGAATAAAGGCTGTTAATTCCAAAATAGAGATTATGTTAGGGGATACCTTCACTCCAGAGTTACAGTTCACACCTAAAAATGCCACTAATAAAAAGGTTAATTGGTCTAGCAGTGATAGTAAAATTGTTAAAATAGATAACGGTAATTTCTTCGCTGTTGGGTTAGGAAATGCAACAATAACCGGTGTTTCAGAAGATGGAGGCCATCAAGTAAATATTGAAGTTACAGTTTTACCTATACCAGAAGAAAAGCTAATAGATACTACTTTCAAGATAACTGATAATAAACAATCCTTTGAACTACCTAGGACTATTTTTTTCAAAGATGACTATATTCAATTATTAGATGATAGAATAACTGTAAAGATCTCTAGGGAATTACTTGATAAAACCTTTGCTGAAAAGGGAATAACCAATTATACCAACTTCACTATTATAGTTAACAAGTTAAATCTTCCAATCTCTGAAAACTTCAGAGTCCTTAGCCCTGTCTATGAATTCAAACTAATGGTAGATGGTGAAATCATCGAAAATTTTAATGGAGAAGTGATAAAATCCCTTACCTTTGATCCTACTTTAGTCCAAAATATAGACCGGGTAGCTTTATACTGGTACAACGAGAATACCAAAGAGTGGGAAAAAGTTGAGTCAGAGATAGATGAAGTAAAAGGACTAGTACACACAAGGGTAAACCATTGGAGTAAATTCGTCCTTTTAGAAGATATTAGCAATAAAGGTTTTTCATTTAAGGGAGAAGTAAGCCTCGGTGTAACTATTTTAATGATGTTTTTAATGTTAGCCTTAGGCCTTGTTTTGGGTTATATGATCTGGGGCTTTAGAAAACCGGTAAAATGGTCAAAGGGAATGTAA